The proteins below come from a single Ignavibacteriales bacterium genomic window:
- the erpA gene encoding iron-sulfur cluster insertion protein ErpA, with protein sequence MDQDVRVQNSLENEISEIDITEKAIKQVKRIKEENNIPDEHALRIGVKGGGCSGLTYQMGFDHETKDGDTVIEKEGIKLFVDGKSLFYLSGTVLDFSDGLNGKGFIFSNPNATKTCGCGESFGV encoded by the coding sequence ATGGATCAAGATGTCCGAGTTCAGAATTCATTGGAAAATGAAATCTCTGAAATAGATATTACCGAAAAAGCAATAAAACAAGTAAAACGAATTAAGGAAGAGAATAATATTCCGGATGAGCATGCTCTCCGAATTGGAGTTAAAGGGGGCGGATGTTCCGGTTTAACCTACCAAATGGGCTTCGATCACGAAACGAAAGACGGCGATACTGTAATTGAAAAAGAAGGTATTAAACTTTTTGTTGACGGGAAAAGTTTATTCTATTTATCCGGTACCGTTCTCGATTTCAGTGACGGACTAAATGGCAAAGGATTTATCTTCAGCAATCCCAACGCTACAAAGACTTGCGGCTGCGGCGAATCATTTGGAGTATAA